The following proteins are encoded in a genomic region of Plasmodium coatneyi strain Hackeri chromosome 6, complete sequence:
- a CDS encoding Myb proto-oncogene protein has product MRIQIKGGIWKNCEDEVLKAAVMKYGLNNWSRVASLLVRKSAKQCKARWYEWLDPSVKKTEWSKEEEEKLLHLAKLFPTQWRTIAPIVGRTAKQCLDHYEYLLDEAEGKVYDKNKNPRHLRPGEIDPAPETKPAKADPVDMDEDEKEMLAEAKARLANTKGKKAKRKAREKQLEQARRLALLQKKRELKAAGIVSTTTGYKKNDKHRIDHVKEILFERKPAKGFFDVSEEQSLTHFDEKKEKKFKSIKSMDVDNINDVAVGPYDHDEADASGKKASSKGKRNNEEKDLLLAIENYDKQYNELSHLRKRVRLNLPEPILNENELEEIIQINKEASSFNKIIEEQNEKNNQNGLAISNILPSVTSSPFMLNERDKFSSIGTNFYSKSIAFSSKLDFGIRQAAQSIISRNVNEPIIGMGESSIRMEQTKQQQRGEGQEDLRHDNRNDDEEEEEYSPMLHDEPENIAQNVQAVREEIESAKKLNQNEATTRGRNHLKDKIINDIRSYQKNTSLYAHSLISYKIGKNENSVLDRNTLLSELYDEDYEEKIDRAKLLIKSSLAHLPKESNVIELQIPDELNEEESQINYENPQVEKDMQDIEKEKKMEQLKKEQERFNSQNKVIRWNLPRPYFLPQMNLTPSVPMPSTPEDATSKEVENAVLNEMLLLIKNDMFNYPMKNGTPIQKRVPLDNVDKTYLRMALQFVQEELQNITPQEGEVGNPDGEQANGMKPSNEGNPSDEATTLPIGQPHNVEMWNKINEQVLFCPAKKAYTFIDRMSERDIKESYKHTCEKLNNFIHKNVELYKKTENKYDIYTKGYELKIKGYKKSFDSQFNTYINYSNEMDALNALHEREKAHARQRIQQEREENKKEIEYHKSLQRLYVELLEDNKRLREGDPRPVSVT; this is encoded by the coding sequence ATGAGGATCCAAATCAAGGGAGGAATATGGAAGAACTGCGAAGATGAGGTGCTGAAGGCGGCCGTGATGAAGTACGGCCTGAACAACTGGTCCAGAGTTGCGTCCCTTCTGGTGAGGAAGTCAGCCAAACAGTGCAAGGCCAGGTGGTATGAGTGGCTAGACCCATCAGTGAAAAAAACGGAATGGagtaaagaggaagaggagaaactTCTACACCTGGCAAAGTTATTCCCAACACAATGGAGAACAATTGCACCCATAGTTGGAAGAACAGCCAAGCAATGTTTAGATCATTATGAATACCTGCTGGATGAAGCAGAAGGGAAGGTGTACGACAAGAACAAAAATCCGAGACATTTACGACCAGGGGAAATAGATCCTGCACCGGAGACCAAACCTGCAAAGGCTGACCCGGTCGATATGGATgaagacgaaaaagaaatgttagCAGAAGCGAAAGCAAGGCTTGCAAAtaccaaggggaagaaggcaAAGAGAAAGGCCAGAGAAAAGCAGTTAGAACAAGCTAGACGGTTGGCattgttgcaaaaaaaaagggaattaaaAGCCGCAGGGATTGTTTCTACCACGACgggttacaaaaaaaatgataaacaCAGAATAGATCATGTGAAGGAGATTCTATTCGAAAGGAAGCCGGCCAAGGGATTCTTCGACGTGAGTGAAGAACAGTCACTTACCCATttcgatgaaaaaaaagagaaaaaatttaaaagcaTAAAATCGATGGACGTGGATAATATAAATGACGTAGCAGTTGGTCCATACGATCACGATGAGGCAGATGCTTCGGGGAAAAAAGCATCGTCCAAGGGGAAGCGAAATAATGAGGAGAAGGATCTCCTTTTAGCCATCGAAAATTACGACAAGCAGTACAACGAATTGAGTCACCTGAGAAAAAGGGTCCGACTGAATCTGCCGGAACCAATTTTAAACGAAAATGaattggaagaaataattcaaataaataaagaagctAGCTCGTTCAATAAAATTatagaagaacaaaatgaaaagaacaaTCAAAACGGACTAGCCATTAGTAACATTCTGCCAAGTGTGACCAGCTCCCCTTTTATGTTAAACGAGAGGGACAAATTTTCCTCCATCGGGACGAACTTTTATAGCAAGTCCATTGCCTTTTCAAGCAAACTAGATTTTGGCATACGGCAAGCTGCACAGAGTATTATATCCAGAAATGTGAACGAACCTATCATTGGGATGGGGGAGTCATCCATACGGATGGAACAGACGAAGCAGCAGCAACGGGGGGAGGGTCAAGAGGACCTGCGCCACGACAACAGGAAtgacgatgaagaagaagaggagtaCTCCCCGATGCTTCACGATGAACCGGAAAATATTGCCCAAAATGTACAAGCAGTGAGAGAAGAAAtagaaagtgcaaaaaaattgaaccaAAATGAAGCCACCACCAGGGGGAGAAACCACCtaaaggataaaattataaatgacATTAGGAGCTACCAAAAAAATACCAGTCTGTATGCCCACTCGTTAATATCCtacaaaattggaaaaaatgaaaattccGTTTTGGACAGGAATACTCTGCTGAGCGAATTGTACGATGAGGAttacgaagaaaaaatagacagAGCTAAATTGCTCATAAAATCCTCCCTAGCACATTTGCCAAAGGAATCCAACGTGATCGAGTTACAAATTCCCGACGAATTGAATGAAGAGGAGTCGCAAATAAATTATGAAAACCCTCAGGTAGAAAAAGACATGCAAGATatcgagaaggaaaaaaaaatggagcaacTTAAGAAGGAACAGGAAAGGTTTAATAGTCAGAATAAAGTTATTAGGTGGAATTTACCAAGGccttatttccttccccaaatgAACCTAACCCCATCCGTACCGATGCCTAGCACTCCAGAGGACGCCACGTCCAAGGAGGTGGAAAATGCAGTACTTAACGAAATGCtccttttaataaaaaatgatatgtTTAATTACCCAATGAAAAATGGTACGCCCATTCAGAAAAGGGTCCCCCTGGATAATGTAGACAAGACGTACTTGAGGATGGCCCTCCAGTTTGTCCAAGAAGAGTTGCAGAATATTACGCCCCAGGAGGGCGAAGTGGGAAACCCTGACGGGGAACAGGCAAATGGGATGAAACCCTCCAACGAAGGGAACCCCTCCGATGAAGCCACCACGTTGCCAATCGGCCAACCACATAACGTAGAAATgtggaacaaaataaacgaGCAAGTCCTTTTCTGCCCCGCGAAAAAAGCCTACACGTTTATCGACCGCATGAGCGAAAGAGATATCAAGGAGAGTTACAAACACACATGTGAAAAGCTCAACAACTTtattcacaaaaatgtagagctctataaaaaaacagaaaacaaATACGACATATACACAAAGGGATATGAGCTGAAAATTAAGGGTTACAAAAAATCCTTCGATTCACAATTCAACACGTATATAAATTATTCGAATGAGATGGACGCGCTGAACGCTCTGCATGAGCGGGAAAAAGCACATGCCCGTCAGCGCATTCAGCAAGAACgcgaagaaaacaaaaaggaaattgaGTATCACAAGTCGCTCCAGCGGTTGTACGTTGAGCTGCTTGAGGATAACAAGCGTTTGCGGGAGGGCGACCCTAGACCGGTCTCCGTCACGTAG
- a CDS encoding Bromodomain protein, whose translation MVLEDFNTLPLIKSIREDTLENVIKFLEENYKEYEVNDKGEYSSKIEIVDKQTHSTPLFYVTARKNDEESVDLCKLLIERFAICNPTSKDLMKQTCLFYAAREGHTNLCTYLVEKGCNPNDADNFGQTCLFYASREGKTECVEALIKKGANPNLLDLNKQTCLFYACRDGRYDTVKCLLENGVNPNIKDAQRRTALTFAKGNGHNNIINLLKNTKTVTKPSTEAATTAGAQGGNVKSEVNAIASTPGDPNSNVNALRKKYKLQYRPLEEEDPQLWVDAPLIKLKEFERKFPDIALWPRNMTITPNVEVNHSNDAFNKQWYLLANQIIQSLSKYEGGHIFEKLVDAKKQNCPDYYDVIKNPMSFNCIKTKLKKGQYGLPTEFIKDVQLIFDNCSLYNTSGSLVAITGKNIEAYFNNQLIVTGYNNFVTKANTINERLQKVEDENLKWNAEHEQMVKEEQPVEENKEQQAVAPAA comes from the exons ATGGTACTGGAAGACTTTAACACGCTACCCCTAATAAAATCCATAAGAGAAGACACCCTTGAAAATGTAATCAAATTTCTTGAGGAAAACTACAAGGAGTATGAAGTCAATGACAAGGGAGAATATAGCAGCAAGATAGAAATAGTAGATAAGCAGACACATTCCACTCCTTTGTTTTACGTAACTGCCAggaaaaatgatgaagagtCGGTAGACTTATGTAAGTTACTGATTGAAAGATTTGCCATCTGCAATCCTACGTCAAAAGATTTAATGAAACAGACTTGCTTGTTTTATGCTGCCAGAGAAGGACATACCAATTTATGTACCTACTTAGTTGAAAAGGGTTGTAACCCAAATGACGCCGATAATTTTGGACAAACTTGCCTATTTTATGCTTCAAGAGAAGGGAAGACTGAATGTGTGGAAGCTTTAATAAAGAAAGGGGCCAACCCTAACTTACTCGATTTGAATAAACAGACTTGTTTGTTTTATGCTTGTAGGGATGGGAGATACGACACGGTGAAGTGTCTATTGGAAAACGGGGTTAACCCCAACATAAAGGACGCCCAGAGGCGAACTGCTTTGACGTTCGCCAAGGGGAATGGGCACAACAACATAATAAACTTGCTCAAGAATACCAAGACAGTGACGAAGCCTTCTACGGAGGCGGCCACCACAG CGGGTGCCCAAGGAGGGAATGTGAAAAGTGAAGTCAACGCAATTGCCAGCACCCCGGGGGATCCCAACAGTAacg TTAATGCCCTGCGAAAGAAGTACAAGCTGCAGTACAGGCCtctggaggaagaagacccGCAACTGTGGGTGGATGCGCCTTTGATAAAGTTAAAAGAATTTGAAAGGAAGTTCCCTGACATAGCCTTATGGCCAAGGAACATGACCATCACACCAAACGTAGAAGTGAACCACTCCAATGATGCCTTCAACAAACAGTGGTACCTTTTAGCGAACCAAATAATTCAGAGCCTAAGCAAGTACGAAGGGGGACATATCTTCGAAAAGCTAGTAGatgcaaaaaaacaaaactgtCCAGATTACTACGACGTTATAAAAAATCCCATGTCATTTAATTGTATAAAAActaaattgaaaaaagggcAATATGGATTGCCGACTGAATTTATTAAAGATGTCCAACTAATTTTCGATAATTGTAGTTTGTATAACACGTCGGGGTCTCTTGTTGCCATTACGGGAAAGAACATCGAAGCTTATTTTAACAACCAGCTAATTGTGACAGGGTACAACAACTTCGTGACCAAGGCCAACACAATAAACGAGCGCTTGCAAAAGGTGGAAGATGAAAATCTCAAGTGGAATGCTGAGCACGAACAGATGGTTAAGGAAGAACAGCCGGTGGAAGAGAATAAGGAGCAGCAGGCAGTCGCACCGGCCGCTTGA
- a CDS encoding Sec1 family domain containing protein, whose protein sequence is MSLNIQEQQKNSAISMLNLNEYNDNLSSSGNILYYSHDKIWKILIYDSEGQNILAPLLKVGNLRHHGVTLNLNLHRQRSNIPEVNAVYLVDNNKENIDKIVKDMCNNMYGSYYVNFISYVCEENLKYFANECVKNNVASHVSKITDRYLKFVSLSSSTFSLNIPNCFKVLHTNEDHVIQDVMDRITEGLISFLVTLGIIPIIRVSSNSTYPSKTIAEKLHRKIYELVNLRSTNNYIFNSKTVQRPVLILVDREVDLSVMVQHAWTYQALIHDVFDIKLNKISIHQGGESGTSNTHSGNIAQNAPVKNYDIDNGDSFFSTNCNKPFPEVANNISECLNEYNEKMKNLNKNDKGGSLSGGGNIGNNVGGDNITGGLMSAMNILPEMTEHKRLLDMHTNILTELIKNIKDRELDKYYENEFDFECSNEKVCIQHMKDILTSSKGTPIDKYRAFLCLYLAKKNMNKQALDTFMQELKNMNIDISAVHFINQLEKLKTMNIHIHVSTPPTHSNSGTTATFKDQLNTYSNIFIDKGMNILQGAKILLPKRREIKITKLVETLIENKPSSLNDQFVYIDPKTPPSDTTTGSNHVERNYIKQDHVKDYIIFVIGGGNYIEVSALKDLEEKMNKKIIYGTTDFVRPENFVQEINEIGHAFSP, encoded by the coding sequence ATGTCGCTGAACATCCAGGAGCAGCAAAAAAACAGCGCCATCAGCATGCTGAACCTGAACGAGTACAACGACAACCTGAGCAGCAGTGGAAATATCCTCTACTATTCCCACGATAAGatatggaaaatattaatcTACGACTCGGAGGGGCAGAACATCCTTGCCCCGTTACTGAAGGTGGGCAATCTAAGGCACCACGGAGTAACGCTAAATTTGAATCTACACAGACAGAGAAGCAACATCCCAGAAGTCAATGCAGTCTACCTGGTAGATAACAACAAAGAAAACATcgacaaaattgtaaaggacATGTGTAACAATATGTATGGAAGTTACTACGTCAACTTTATATCCTACGTATGTGAGGAGAATCTAAAATACTTTGCAAACgagtgtgtaaaaaataacgtCGCTTCTCATGTGTCGAAAATTACGGATAggtatttaaaatttgttagCTTATCTAGTAGCACCTTTTCTTTGAACATTCCCAATTGCTTCAAGGTGCTACATACAAATGAGGATCATGTGATACAGGATGTGATGGACAGGATAACTGAAGGGTTGATTTCTTTTCTGGTCACTTTGGGAATTATCCCCATCATTAGGGTTTCCTCTAATTCGACCTACCCGTCGAAAACGATTGCAGAGAAACTACACAGAAAGATTTACGAACTCGTCAACCTGAGATCtacaaataattatatttttaactcCAAAACGGTGCAGAGACCTGTGCTTATTTTGGTCGACAGGGAAGTCGATTTGAGTGTCATGGTGCAACACGCGTGGACCTACCAGGCTCTAATTCACGACGTCTTCGATATAAAGCTTAACAAAATAAGCATACATCAGGGGGGTGAAAGTGGCACAAGCAATACACACAGTGGGAATATTGCACAGAATGCACCTGTGAAAAACTACGACATCGATAATGGAGATAGCTTCTTCTCCACCAATTGTAATAAGCCCTTCCCTGAAGTCGCCAACAATATTAGCGAGTGTCTAAATGAGTACAACGagaagatgaaaaatttgaacaaaaatgataagGGGGGAAGTCTCTCTGGGGGAGGAAACATAGGCAACAACGTCGGGGGGGATAACATCACAGGAGGACTCATGTCAGCAATGAATATACTCCCAGAAATGACTGAACATAAGAGGTTGTTAGATATGCACACAAATATACTCACCGaattgataaaaaatattaaggaCAGAGAATTGGACAAATATTATGAAAATGAGTTTGACTTTGAATGTTCAAATGAGAAAGTTTGCATACAGCACATGAAGGATATCCTTACCTCATCGAAGGGAACCCCCATCGATAAGTATAGAGCCTTTTTATGCTTATATTTggcgaagaaaaatatgaacaaacaGGCACTGGACACATTTATgcaagaattaaaaaatatgaacatagACATTTCAGCCGTTCATTTTATAAACcagttggaaaaattaaaaaccaTGAACATACATATTCATGTGAGTACCCCTCCGACTCACTCGAACAGCGGCACCACAGCAACCTTCAAAGATCAACTCAATACATACAGTAATATCTTCATCGATAAGGGCATGAATATTTTACAGGGGGCTAAAATTCTCTTGCccaaaagaagggaaataaaaattaccaaGTTGGTCGAAACGCTCATTGAAAATAAACCCTCCTCTTTGAACGACCAGTTTGTATACATCGACCCGAAGACCCCTCCAAGTGATACCACCACCGGAAGCAACCATGTCGAAAGGAATTACATAAAACAGGATCATGTAAAGGACTACATTATCTTTGTTATTGGGGGGGGGAACTACATCGAAGTTTCCGCATTGAAAGacttggaggaaaaaatgaacaagaaaattatttacgGCACCACTGATTTTGTGCGTCCGGAGAATTTTGTCCAGGAGATCAACGAGATAGGTCATGCCTTCTCACCGTGA
- a CDS encoding Haloacid dehalogenase-like hydrolase: MTAKMLDIVDHAGKSVSRENLKDEIKILFTDIDGTLLNSDNKLSPLNMQTLIKAKEKGIKIVFATGRPIFSVQGVIGEELKKNDLKLFPGIYLNGCITYGENGEKIIDHIISDELKMDIHNFTKKKKFDQYCIWYTADKTFCFSINEEIRNYMNVESVSPEVITEATFKTLKVYKVLMCLNEQNISSILQSCKDLFAHKINVANTFMCYIELFHQKTNKFEGVKKICDNYNISLNNALAIGDGENDMEMLEGVPTSVAPSNASDKVKKCAKYIGPSNNDGVVSHALQTFCGVHP, from the coding sequence ATGACGGCGAAAATGCTGGACATAGTGGACCATGCGGGAAAAAGTGTAAGTCGAGAAAACTTGAAGGACGAAATAAAAATCCTCTTCACAGACATAGATGGGACTTTGCTTAACAGTGACAATAAACTGTCCCCACTGAACATGCAAACGTTAATAAAGGCCAAAGAGAAGGGAATTAAAATTGTGTTTGCCACAGGAAGACCCATATTCTCTGTACAAGGGGTCATAggggaagaattaaaaaaaaacgacttAAAATTATTCCCAGGAATATACCTTAATGGATGCATAACGTATGgtgaaaatggagaaaaaataattgaccACATTATTAGTGATGAgttaaaaatggacatacataattttacaaaaaaaaaaaaattcgatcAATACTGCATTTGGTACACTGCGGATAAGACTTTCTGCTTCAgcataaatgaagaaatcaGGAACTACATGAATGTAGAAAGCGTCTCTCCTGAAGTTATTACTGAAGCAACTTTTAAAACGTTGAAGGTGTATAAAGTGCTCATGTGTTTAAATGAGCAAaacatttcttccattcttcaATCCTGCAAAGATTTATTTGCCCATAAAATTAACGTAGCAAATACCTTTATGTGTTATATTGAATTATTTCACCAGAAGACCAACAAGTTTGAGGGGGTGAAGAAGATTTGCGATAATTATAACATCAGTTTGAATAACGCCTTGGCCATTGGGGATGGTGAGAACGACATGGAAATGCTCGAGGGAGTACCCACTTCTGTTGCGCCAAGTAATGCCTCCGATAAGGTTAAGAAGTGTGCTAAGTATATTGGCCCCTCCAACAACGACGGCGTGGTTAGTCACGCGCTCCAGACGTTTTGCGGGGTCCACCCGTGA
- a CDS encoding Ubiquitin-conjugating enzyme: MNQQTSLTRKQCDFTKLIMAGYDLELNNGSTQDFDVMFHGPNGTAYEGGIWKVHVTLPDDYPFASPSIGFINKLLHPNVDEASGSVCLDVINQTWTPLYSLVNVFEVFLPQLLTYPNPSDPLNSDAASLLMKDKNIYEEKVKEYVKLYASKDLWERQKKEKSTSNMNGNISPVSELSYVDQEVQDIDLDNL, encoded by the exons ATGAATCAGCAGACATCTCTGACAAGAAAGCAATGCGATTTTACCAAACT TATTATGGCTGGATACGACTTGGAGCTGAACAATGGCAGCACTCAGGACTTCGACGTTATGTTCCACGGGCCGAACGGGA CCGCTTACGAAGGAGGAATATGGAAAGTTCATGTAACCCTACCAGATGACTACCCCTTTGCTTCTCCATCAATTGGATTTATCAACAAGCTGCTGCACCCAAATGTGGACGAAGCTTCCGGATCGGTGTGTCTGGACGTGATTAACCAGACGTGGACACCCTTATACA GCCTCGTGAACGTTTTCgaagttttccttccccagTTGCTGACCTACCCAAACCCATCAGATCCCCTGAATAGCGATGCGGCGTCCTTACTcatgaaggacaaaaatatatacgaaGAGAAGGTGAAAG AATACGTGAAGCTGTACGCAAGCAAAGACCTGTGGGAaagacagaaaaaagaaaagagcaCGTCCAACATGAATGGCAATATATCGCCAGTGAGCGAGCTTTCCTACGTTGACCAGGAGGTTCAGGACATCGACTTGGACAACCTGTGA
- a CDS encoding Aspartyl protease, with the protein MTPNMVARIGLLCLLNIWLSTFSSPLLKNGGGSRFYVASNGVDKMRLDSPHRPRSDVPPEKINQKNNPILVKLIKQDIPSKKMTTYYGQVAVGEKSENVINVLFDTGSTEFWIPFENCKGDNFPDSHNKYKRTESFKNKFNKEGLPTLLEVSYLSGKVIGFDGYDTIKLGANLSVPNTNIAFATKIEIPVLEEFKWDGILGLGFENADSRQRGIKPFMDHLKDENILTEMGYKNQFGYYLSDRGGFITFGGVDNRLKRSPEEEVMWSPVSTEMGFWTIDIVGVRKEYAPDVVVKGKQDEVVVKYEGFHDGGKKSIVDTGTFFIYAPKRTMQSYLKDLEINSCEDKNKLPYIVFQIKSKGIEGIKGSAIIELVLSPEDYVIEYLNEENWTRECVLGIQADEQKEESHIDGWTLGQIFIKSYYTIFDKDNLQIGFVRSRKEKGNKKREDHFKRSFLNVRTKRSNGSARRRGTYNGPLSA; encoded by the exons ATGACGCCCAACATGGTTGCGCGAATTGGCCTCCTGTGCCTTTTGAACATATGGTTAAGTACATTTTCGTcgccccttttaaaaaatggaggagggaGCCGCTTCTACGTCGCTTCCAACGGGGTAGATAAAATGCGGTTGGATTCTCCACATCGCCCGCGTAGTGATGTACCCCCAGAAAAGATTAACCAAAAGAACAACCCCATTTTAGTCAAACTGATCAAGCAAGATATACCATCGAAGAAAATGACAACATACTATGGCCAAGTGGCGGTAGGAGAGAAGTCGGAAAATGTGATAAATGTCTTATTCGACACTGGCTCTACCGAGTTTTGGATTCCATTcgaaaattgtaaaggagACAATTTTCCCGATTCGCACAATAAATATAAGCGCACCGaatcatttaaaaataaatttaacaaGGAGGGCCTCCCAACTTTGTTGGAGGTTAGCTATCTCAGTGGGAAGGTCATCGGGTTTGACG GCTACGACACGATAAAGTTAGGCGCAAATCTCTCCGTTCCGAATACAAACATTGCCTTTGCT ACGAAGATAGAAATACCCGTCTTAGAAGAATTTAAGTGG GATGGTATTTTAGGTCTCGGATTTGAGAACGCAGACTCTAGGCAGCGAGGGATTAAGCCCTT CATGGACCATTTGAAGGATGAAAACATCTTAACGGAGATGGGCTACAAGAACCAGTTTGGCTACTACCTATCCGACAGAG GGGGATTTATCACCTTCGGAGGGGTGGACAACCGGTTGAAGAGATCACCCGAGGAGGAAGTTAT GTGGAGCCCCGTTTCGACCGAGATGGGTTTTTGGACAA TCGACATCGTGGGAGTGAGAAAGGAATACGCACCAGACGTGGTCGTCAAAGGGAAGCAGGACGAGGTTGTCGTGAAGTACGAAGGTTTTCACGATGGAGGCAAGAAGTCCATTGTTGACACAGGGACGTTCTTTATATATGCCCCGAAGAGAACAATGCAAAGTTACCTAAAAGACTTGGAAATAAATTCTTGTGAGGATaaaaacaaacttccttATATTGTATTTCAAATAAAGTCCAAGGGAATTGAAGGGATAAAAGGTTCGGCCATCATCGAACTGGTTCTGTCGCCAGAGGACTACGTCATTGAGTATCTGAATGAGGAAAACTGGACCAGAGAATGCGTCCTGGGGATTCAGGCAGACgaacagaaggaggaaagtcACATAGACGGGTGGACACTGGGACAGATATTTATTAAATCTTACTACACCATTTTTGACAAGGACAATTTACAAATAGGCTTCGTTCgaagtaggaaggaaaaagggaacaaaaaaagggaagaccaTTTTAAAAGGTCCTTTCTTAACGTAAGAACAAAGAGGAGCAATGGTAGTGCACGTCGGAGGGGGACTTACAATGGACCCCTCTCAGCATAA
- a CDS encoding Early transcribed membrane protein, producing MRISNAFFLFQLLLVSYCFIPCLSHKRNTTLMGSVHSLRSIENEIQNKKNKKKKIILYSIGSILALATVIATGKSEKETDVPDQQSYKSEAKKVEIKGDSEKLTDKDLETLENVADKASDGPAPELKDFPDSIFEENLDNNKPPLDLEDGLKDIPVSDEAKTEGDATPSSPSSNENSGISGQDKWNKYYDSDVEPRIVPEKYPTTGINDNPQMGSEEMPLKNSFGSSSKVPEAEKVFTPSKGFTDKDLSTLENVADKASDGKTPESKDFPDSIFEENLDNNKPPLDLEDGLKDTSVSDETKFGGDKTASSPGSNENSGISGQDKWNKYHDSDIEPRIVPEKYPTTGINDNPQMGSEEMPSKNSVGSSSKVPGAEKVFTPSKDYTSNKDYTSNKDYTSNKDYIPNKQSTSNKRSSSNKEYTPNKQSTSSKRSSANKEYTSNKQSTSNKRSSASKEYTSNKNDDSPQLSSSTRIYKNTSSGGRGIGVRVYTDSSGSNSNRGRKGGPNIKIRNRN from the exons ATGAGGATATCCAacgctttttttctcttccagtTGCTTCTGGTATCTTACTGTTTCATACCATGTCTGTCGCACAAACGAAACACCACCCTTATGGGCTCAGTGCATTCATTGCGCTCGATCGAGAATGAAATACAGAATAAGAaaaacaagaagaagaaaattatctTGTATTCCATAGGCTCCATTTTAGCACTCGCAACAGTCATAGCAACTGGG AAGtcggaaaaagaaacagatgTGCCCGATCAGCAGTCGTACAAATCCGAGGCTAAAAAGGTTGAGATCAAGGGGGATAGCGAAAAGCTTACTGATAAGGATCTTGAAACCCTTGAGAACGTAGCGGATAAGGCGAGTGATGGACCAGCTCCAGAATTAAAGGACTTTCCGGATTctatttttgaagaaaatttggATAACAATAAACCCCCTCTGGACTTGGAAGATGGTCTGAAGGACATTCCAGTAAGTGATGAAGCGAAAACTGAAGGTGACGCAACACCAAGTTCCCCTAGCAGCAATGAAAATTCAGGCATTTCTGGACAGGATAAATGGAACAAATATTATGACTCAGACGTAGAACCCCGTATTGTCCCAGAAAAGTATCCAACGACTGGAATTAATGATAACCCCCAAATGGGTTCTGAAGAAATGCCTTTGAAAAATAGTTTTGGTTCGTCTTCTAAAGTTCCGGAAGCAGAGAAGGTGTTCACTCCCAGTAAGGGGTTTACTGATAAGGATCTTTCAACCCTTGAGAACGTAGCTGATAAAGCGAGTGATGGAAAAACTCCAGAATCAAAGGATTTCCCGGATTctatttttgaagaaaatttggATAACAATAAACCCCCTCTGGACTTGGAAGATGGTTTGAAGGATACTTCAGTAAGTGATGAAACGAAGTTTGGAGGTGACAAAACAGCAAGTTCTCCCGGCAGCAATGAAAATTCAGGAATTTCTGGACAGGATAAATGGAACAAATATCATGACTCAGACATAGAACCTCGTATTGTCCCAGAAAAGTATCCAACGACTGGAATTAATGATAACCCCCAAATGGGTTCTGAAGAAATGCCCTCGAAAAATAGTGTTGGTTCGTCTTCCAAAGTTCCAGGCGCAGAGAAGGTGTTCACTCCCAGTAAGGACTACACTTCCAACAAGGACTACACTTCCAACAAGGACTACACTTCCAATAAGGACTACATTCCAAATAAGCAGTCCACTTCCAATAAGAGATCCTCTTCCAATAAGGAGTACACTCCAAATAAGCAATCCACTTCCAGTAAACGATCCTCTGCCAATAAGGAATACACTTCCAATAAGCAGTCCACTTCCAATAAACGATCCTCTGCCAGTAAGGAATACACTTCCAACAAGAATGACGATTCTCCCCAACTGTCCAGCTCCACccgaatttacaaaaatactTCAAGCGGGGGCAGAGGAATTGGCGTGCGTGTATATACAGATTCCTCAGGTTCGAATAGTAATAGAGGACGTAAAGGTGGCCCCAACATTAAGATTAGAAACCGCAATTAA